A single genomic interval of Streptomyces sp. 1222.5 harbors:
- a CDS encoding exo-beta-N-acetylmuramidase NamZ domain-containing protein, producing MHLSRRALLAAATATASPGPPTAAATGRLRTGFERLAADGYALLSGRRVGIVTNPTGITRDVRHVVDVMHADPRVQLTAVFGPEHGFRGTAQAGGSEGRYDDPATGLPVYDTYLKSGRPLADVFTASGVDTVVFDIQDAGARFYTYIWTLYDCMEAAQLAGKRFVVLDRPNPVTGRAALGPVLHKEFATFVGRRPIAQAHGMTVAELARLFNGEFLAAPVPLETVLMTGWRRTDFYDASGLPWVPPSPNMPTPDTALVYSGTCMFEGTNLSEGRGTTRPFELLGAEGVDGRWAAAANGLGLPGVRFREAYFAPTFSKFQGKTVGGVQIHVHDRAAYDPVRTGIGLLVTARKVWDGFAWRSDDWIDKLTGSTRVRTMIDAGAGTDEVTGAWQEELAAFRRTRQEYLLYK from the coding sequence ATGCACCTGTCCAGAAGAGCCTTACTCGCAGCGGCCACGGCCACCGCCTCGCCCGGACCGCCGACGGCAGCCGCAACCGGTCGCCTGCGCACGGGTTTCGAGAGACTCGCGGCCGACGGATACGCCCTGCTCAGCGGCCGGCGTGTGGGCATCGTCACCAACCCCACCGGCATCACCAGGGACGTCCGCCATGTCGTCGACGTCATGCACGCCGATCCCCGCGTGCAGTTGACGGCCGTCTTCGGTCCCGAGCACGGGTTCCGCGGCACCGCCCAGGCCGGCGGCTCCGAGGGCCGCTACGACGACCCCGCGACCGGCCTGCCGGTCTACGACACATACCTCAAGAGCGGCCGCCCACTGGCCGACGTCTTCACCGCCTCCGGTGTCGACACGGTCGTCTTCGACATCCAGGACGCGGGCGCACGCTTCTACACCTACATCTGGACGCTGTACGACTGCATGGAGGCGGCGCAGCTCGCCGGGAAGCGCTTCGTCGTCCTCGACCGCCCGAACCCGGTGACCGGGCGCGCGGCCCTGGGCCCGGTGCTGCACAAGGAGTTCGCCACGTTCGTCGGCCGCCGGCCGATCGCGCAGGCGCACGGCATGACGGTCGCGGAGCTGGCCCGGCTGTTCAACGGGGAGTTCCTCGCCGCGCCGGTCCCGCTGGAGACCGTGCTGATGACGGGCTGGAGGCGCACCGACTTCTACGACGCCTCCGGACTGCCCTGGGTGCCGCCGAGCCCCAACATGCCCACCCCGGACACGGCGCTGGTGTACTCCGGCACCTGCATGTTCGAGGGCACCAACCTCTCCGAGGGCCGGGGCACGACCAGGCCCTTCGAACTGCTCGGCGCGGAGGGGGTCGACGGGCGCTGGGCCGCCGCCGCGAACGGGCTCGGGCTGCCGGGGGTCCGGTTCCGGGAGGCGTACTTCGCGCCGACGTTCTCCAAGTTCCAGGGCAAGACCGTCGGCGGGGTGCAGATCCACGTCCACGACCGGGCCGCCTACGACCCCGTGCGCACGGGCATCGGGCTGCTGGTGACCGCACGGAAGGTGTGGGACGGCTTCGCCTGGCGGTCGGACGACTGGATCGACAAGCTGACCGGTTCCACGCGGGTACGCACGATGATCGACGCGGGCGCCGGCACCGACGAGGTGACCGGTGCCTGGCAGGAGGAACTCGCCGCGTTCCGGCGGACCCGTCAGGAGTATCTGCTGTACAAGTGA
- a CDS encoding SDR family oxidoreductase, with protein MVKAVLDAGVVVTGAGGGIGAALARRFAAEGARVVVNDLDADKAAAVAEEIGGTAVPGDASAIVADARDALGGTVDVYCANAGVAFEDGGADGPLDERTWGLSWDVNVMAHVRAAHELLPGWLERGGGRFVSTVSAAGLLTMIGAPSYSVTKHGAYAFAEWLSLTYRHRGLKVHAICPQGVRTDMLAATGSAGDLVLHPTAIAPEAVADALFRGIEEDRFLILPHPEVAGFYQARAGDPDRWLAGMNHLQRTWEETR; from the coding sequence ATGGTGAAAGCCGTGCTGGATGCGGGAGTGGTCGTCACCGGAGCCGGTGGCGGGATCGGGGCCGCGCTGGCCAGGCGGTTCGCCGCCGAGGGAGCCCGGGTCGTGGTGAACGACCTCGACGCGGACAAGGCCGCGGCGGTGGCCGAGGAGATCGGCGGGACCGCCGTCCCCGGCGACGCCTCCGCGATCGTCGCCGACGCCCGGGACGCGCTCGGCGGCACCGTCGACGTCTACTGCGCCAACGCCGGGGTCGCCTTCGAGGACGGCGGTGCCGACGGCCCGCTGGACGAGAGGACCTGGGGCCTGTCCTGGGACGTCAACGTGATGGCCCACGTCCGCGCCGCCCACGAGCTGCTGCCGGGCTGGCTGGAGCGGGGCGGCGGCCGGTTCGTCTCCACCGTGTCGGCCGCCGGGCTCCTCACCATGATCGGCGCCCCCTCCTACAGCGTCACCAAGCACGGCGCCTACGCCTTCGCGGAGTGGCTGTCCCTCACCTACCGCCACCGCGGCCTGAAGGTGCACGCGATCTGCCCGCAGGGCGTCCGCACCGACATGCTCGCCGCCACCGGCAGCGCCGGCGACCTGGTGCTCCACCCGACCGCGATCGCACCGGAAGCCGTCGCGGACGCCCTGTTCCGGGGCATCGAGGAGGACCGCTTCCTGATCCTGCCGCACCCCGAGGTGGCCGGCTTCTACCAGGCGCGGGCCGGCGACCCCGACCGCTGGCTGGCGGGCATGAACCACCTCCAGCGCACGTGGGAGGAGACCCGATGA
- a CDS encoding class I adenylate-forming enzyme family protein → MTAPRYADRPWLALLDDAQRAPVEPADSLLHALRDAVEATPDRTFLAYFDARLDYREVDELSDGVAAHLVARGLERGDRVAVLLQNSPHFVLALLGAWKAGATVVPVNPMYKAGEVAHVLRDAEVSALICSDRAWESYLRQTAADSPVRIVLTGCELDFQTRGDARVLTFERLPKPPDTDDLVAVARQGGRAPGGRTPRPDDIALISYTSGTSGAPKGATNTHGNIMHNAERQRTGLDLPDAPVYYALAPLFHITGMVCQLGACLNSAGTLVLAYRFDPGVVLEAFAEHRPHYTVGPSTAYMALAAHPDVTREHFTSFVNISSGGAPVPPALVDRFRERFGPYIRVGYGLTECTAPCASVPPGLEAPVDPVSGTLSVGLPGADTVVRILDERGAEVPFGEQGEIVVRGPQVVPGYWRRPEATAETFPDGELRTGDIGFMDERGWLYVVDRKKDMINASGFKVWPREVEDVLYTHPAVREAAVVGVPDGYRGETVKAYISLRPGAATDPDELSEYCKERLAAYKYPRQVEILPDLPKTASGKILRRELRSRAQDDNDAGQ, encoded by the coding sequence ATGACCGCCCCCCGGTACGCCGACCGCCCCTGGCTGGCCCTCCTCGACGACGCCCAGCGCGCCCCCGTGGAGCCGGCCGACTCCCTTCTGCACGCCCTGCGCGACGCGGTCGAGGCGACCCCCGACCGGACCTTCCTCGCCTACTTCGACGCCCGGCTCGACTACCGCGAGGTGGACGAGCTGAGCGACGGCGTGGCGGCCCATCTCGTCGCGCGCGGGCTGGAGCGCGGCGACCGGGTGGCCGTCCTGCTGCAGAACTCCCCGCACTTCGTGCTGGCGCTGCTCGGCGCCTGGAAGGCGGGCGCGACCGTCGTCCCGGTCAACCCCATGTACAAGGCGGGCGAGGTCGCCCATGTCCTGCGGGACGCCGAGGTGTCCGCACTGATCTGCTCGGACCGGGCCTGGGAGTCGTACCTCCGGCAGACCGCGGCCGACTCGCCGGTGCGGATCGTGCTCACCGGCTGCGAACTGGACTTCCAGACCCGCGGCGACGCACGGGTGCTCACCTTCGAGCGGCTGCCGAAGCCCCCGGACACCGACGACCTCGTGGCGGTCGCCCGGCAGGGCGGCCGGGCACCCGGGGGCCGCACCCCGCGCCCCGACGACATCGCCCTGATCAGCTACACCTCGGGCACCAGCGGCGCCCCCAAGGGCGCCACCAACACGCACGGCAACATCATGCACAACGCCGAGCGCCAGCGGACCGGGCTCGACCTGCCCGACGCCCCCGTCTACTACGCGCTCGCGCCGCTCTTCCACATCACCGGCATGGTCTGCCAGCTCGGCGCCTGCCTGAACAGCGCGGGCACCCTGGTCCTCGCCTACCGCTTCGACCCCGGCGTCGTCCTGGAGGCGTTCGCCGAGCACCGCCCGCACTACACGGTCGGCCCGTCGACCGCCTACATGGCGCTCGCCGCCCACCCGGACGTCACCCGCGAGCACTTCACCTCCTTCGTGAACATCTCCTCGGGCGGCGCTCCCGTGCCGCCGGCCCTGGTGGACCGGTTCCGCGAGCGCTTCGGGCCGTACATCCGGGTCGGCTACGGCCTCACCGAGTGCACCGCCCCCTGCGCCTCCGTCCCGCCCGGTCTGGAGGCCCCCGTCGACCCCGTCTCCGGGACGCTGTCCGTAGGCCTGCCCGGCGCCGACACCGTCGTGCGCATCCTGGACGAGCGCGGCGCGGAGGTGCCGTTCGGCGAGCAGGGCGAGATCGTCGTACGGGGACCCCAGGTGGTCCCCGGCTACTGGCGGCGCCCCGAGGCCACCGCCGAGACCTTCCCGGACGGGGAGCTGCGCACCGGCGACATCGGGTTCATGGACGAGCGGGGCTGGCTGTACGTCGTCGACCGCAAGAAGGACATGATCAACGCGTCCGGCTTCAAGGTGTGGCCGCGCGAGGTGGAGGACGTCCTGTACACGCACCCCGCGGTGCGCGAGGCGGCCGTCGTCGGCGTCCCCGACGGCTACCGTGGGGAGACCGTCAAGGCCTATATCAGCCTCCGTCCGGGCGCCGCGACGGACCCGGACGAACTCTCGGAGTACTGCAAGGAGAGACTGGCCGCCTACAAGTACCCGAGGCAGGTGGAGATCCTGCCCGACTTGCCGAAGACGGCGAGTGGGAAGATCCTCCGTCGGGAACTGCGTTCCCGCGCGCAAGACGACAACGACGCCGGTCAGTAG
- a CDS encoding TetR/AcrR family transcriptional regulator produces MPRTTDGDGTPVPQRLLAAATRLFAEQGYDRTSVQEIVEAAGVTKGALYHYFGSKDDLLHEVYARMLRVQQERLDALADADEPVEKRLRAAAADVVVTTIEHLDDAMIFFRSMHQLSPEKNKQVRAERRRYHERFRALVEEGQKAGVFSTATPADLVVDYHFGSVHHLSTWYRPDGPLTPQQVADHLADLLLRALRP; encoded by the coding sequence GTGCCCAGGACGACGGACGGAGACGGGACGCCCGTTCCGCAGCGGCTGCTGGCCGCCGCCACCCGGCTCTTCGCGGAGCAGGGTTACGACCGCACCTCGGTGCAGGAGATCGTCGAGGCGGCAGGCGTCACCAAGGGGGCGCTGTACCACTACTTCGGCTCCAAGGACGACCTCCTGCACGAGGTGTACGCGCGCATGCTCCGCGTCCAGCAGGAGCGGCTGGACGCCCTCGCGGACGCCGACGAGCCGGTGGAGAAGCGGCTCAGAGCCGCGGCGGCGGACGTCGTCGTCACCACCATCGAGCACCTCGACGACGCGATGATCTTCTTCCGCTCGATGCACCAGCTGAGCCCGGAGAAGAACAAGCAGGTCCGCGCCGAGCGCCGCCGCTACCACGAACGGTTCCGCGCCCTCGTGGAGGAGGGCCAGAAGGCGGGCGTCTTCTCCACGGCGACCCCGGCCGACCTGGTCGTGGACTACCACTTCGGCTCCGTCCACCACCTGTCGACCTGGTACCGCCCCGACGGCCCCCTCACCCCCCAGCAGGTCGCCGACCACCTCGCCGACCTGCTGCTGCGGGCGCTGCGGCCGTAG
- a CDS encoding acyl-CoA dehydrogenase family protein, with protein MDFAFDARTEELRARLLAFMDEYVYPAEPVAEEQRAALASPWDTPAVVGELKAEARRQGLWNLFLPDTEYGAGLTNLQYAPLAEITGRSPHLAPTATNCAAPDTGNMEVLAQFADERQKKQWLEPLLAGEIRSAFAMTEPDVASSDATNITTHIERDGDEYVVTGRKWYISGAMNPDCKVFIVMGKTDPDGADIRRQQSMILVPRDTPGVTVRRAMQVFGYEDHSHGGHAEVVFDHARVPVTNLIGEEGGGFAIAQARLGPGRIHHCMRLIGMAERAIELMCRRAVSRTAFGKALAQQGVVQNWIADARVTVEQLRLLVLKTAWLMDTVGNKGAHTEIQAIKIATPRAVVGILDRAIQLHGAGGVSQDFPLAELYASARTLMLADGPDEVHQRSLARRELKKYL; from the coding sequence ATGGACTTCGCGTTCGACGCGCGCACCGAGGAACTGCGGGCCAGGCTCCTCGCCTTCATGGACGAGTACGTGTACCCGGCCGAGCCGGTCGCCGAGGAGCAGCGGGCCGCGCTGGCCTCGCCGTGGGACACCCCGGCCGTGGTCGGGGAGCTGAAGGCGGAGGCACGCAGGCAGGGGCTGTGGAACCTCTTCCTGCCCGACACCGAGTACGGTGCCGGGCTGACGAACCTCCAGTACGCGCCGCTCGCCGAGATCACCGGCCGCTCCCCGCACCTCGCGCCCACGGCGACGAACTGCGCCGCGCCCGACACCGGGAACATGGAGGTGCTGGCGCAGTTCGCCGACGAGCGGCAGAAGAAGCAGTGGCTGGAGCCGCTGCTGGCCGGCGAGATCCGCTCAGCGTTCGCGATGACCGAGCCGGACGTGGCCTCCTCGGACGCCACGAACATCACCACGCACATCGAGCGGGACGGCGACGAGTACGTCGTCACCGGCCGCAAGTGGTACATCTCCGGGGCGATGAACCCGGACTGCAAGGTCTTCATCGTGATGGGCAAGACGGACCCGGACGGCGCGGACATCCGCCGCCAGCAGTCCATGATCCTGGTCCCGCGCGACACCCCCGGCGTCACCGTGCGGCGCGCGATGCAGGTCTTCGGCTACGAGGACCACTCCCACGGCGGCCACGCCGAGGTGGTCTTCGACCACGCCCGCGTACCCGTCACGAACCTGATCGGCGAGGAGGGCGGCGGCTTCGCCATCGCCCAGGCGCGGCTCGGGCCGGGCCGGATCCACCACTGCATGCGGCTGATCGGCATGGCCGAGCGGGCCATCGAGCTGATGTGCCGACGGGCCGTCTCGCGCACCGCGTTCGGCAAGGCGCTGGCCCAGCAGGGCGTCGTGCAGAACTGGATCGCCGACGCGCGGGTCACCGTCGAACAGCTGCGGCTGCTGGTGCTGAAGACGGCCTGGCTGATGGACACGGTCGGCAACAAGGGCGCCCACACGGAGATCCAGGCGATCAAGATCGCCACTCCGCGTGCGGTGGTCGGCATCCTGGACCGCGCGATCCAGCTGCACGGAGCGGGCGGCGTGAGCCAGGACTTCCCGCTGGCGGAGCTGTACGCGAGCGCCCGCACGCTGATGCTCGCCGACGGCCCGGACGAGGTGCACCAGCGGTCGCTGGCGCGGCGGGAGTTGAAGAAGTACCTGTAG
- a CDS encoding phosphotransferase family protein codes for MSADHPPGLDLDRLRALLDRERPGLVTGPLTGRLIEGGRSNLTYALSDGTSRWVVRRPPLGHVLATAHDMKREHRVIDALHPTRVPVPRPVLLCEDEEVLGAPFYVMEFVEGTPYRTAQQLAPLGEERTRNAVLSLVDTLVELHAVDPAEVGLADFGRPEGFLDRQLRRWGKQLDASRNRELPGIDELHAALGRELPASPAPTVVHGDYRLDNVLIGDDDEIKAVLDWEMSTLGDPLTDLGLLVMYSRPLGTPHSPVSTTAEAPGHPSPRELVERYAARSGRDVSAVSWYEAFAWFKLAVILEGIHYRYTLGQTVGRGFDRIGELVPVFIDHGLTTLQEG; via the coding sequence ATGAGCGCCGACCACCCGCCCGGACTCGACCTGGACCGGCTGCGCGCCCTGCTCGACCGCGAGCGCCCCGGTCTGGTCACCGGCCCGCTGACCGGCCGGCTGATCGAGGGCGGACGGTCGAACCTCACCTACGCGCTCTCCGACGGCACCTCCCGATGGGTCGTACGACGGCCGCCGCTCGGCCATGTCCTGGCCACCGCGCACGACATGAAGCGCGAGCACCGCGTGATCGACGCCCTGCACCCCACCCGGGTGCCGGTGCCGCGCCCGGTGCTGCTCTGCGAGGACGAGGAGGTGCTCGGGGCGCCGTTCTACGTCATGGAGTTCGTCGAGGGCACCCCGTACCGCACCGCCCAGCAGCTCGCGCCGCTCGGTGAGGAGCGCACCCGAAACGCGGTGCTGTCCCTCGTGGACACGCTGGTCGAGCTGCACGCTGTGGACCCCGCCGAGGTGGGGCTCGCGGACTTCGGCCGCCCCGAGGGATTCCTGGACCGGCAGCTGCGCCGCTGGGGCAAGCAGCTGGACGCCTCCCGCAACCGCGAGCTGCCCGGCATCGACGAACTGCACGCGGCGCTCGGCCGGGAGCTGCCCGCCTCCCCCGCCCCCACCGTCGTCCACGGCGACTACCGGCTGGACAACGTCCTGATCGGGGACGACGACGAGATCAAGGCGGTCCTCGACTGGGAGATGTCGACCCTCGGCGACCCGCTGACCGACCTCGGTCTGCTGGTGATGTACAGCCGGCCGCTCGGCACGCCCCACTCCCCGGTCTCCACCACCGCCGAGGCGCCGGGCCACCCCTCCCCGCGGGAGCTGGTCGAGCGGTACGCCGCGCGCTCGGGGCGCGACGTCTCCGCCGTCTCCTGGTACGAGGCGTTCGCCTGGTTCAAGCTCGCCGTGATCCTGGAGGGCATCCACTACCGGTACACGCTCGGCCAGACGGTCGGCCGCGGCTTCGACCGGATCGGCGAGCTCGTGCCCGTCTTCATCGACCACGGACTGACCACTCTTCAGGAAGGCTGA
- a CDS encoding NADP-dependent oxidoreductase, translated as MKGISYTRYGGPEVLEYGEVRDPKVGPDQVLVEVRAAAVNPVDWKCREGYLDSVLDAVFPVVPGWDVSGVVVRPGPAVTEFAAGDEVIGYVREDFLSRGTFAEYVAAPVRTLARKPPGLSFEEAAGLPLAGLTAYQVLVKALEVGRGDTVLVHAAAGGVGSLAVQIAAHLGARVIGTASERNHDFVRGLGGEPVAYGDGLAERVRALAPAGVDAVFDTIGGDTLRTSAELLAPGGRLASIADPEVLGHGGRYCFVRPDAEDLATLAGLAEQGVLTVHVEETFPLERTADAHRRNQEGSTRGKIVVTVDRTTGDAP; from the coding sequence ATGAAGGGCATCAGCTACACCCGCTACGGCGGTCCCGAGGTGCTGGAGTACGGCGAGGTGCGCGACCCCAAGGTCGGCCCCGACCAGGTACTGGTCGAGGTGCGCGCCGCGGCCGTCAACCCGGTCGACTGGAAGTGCCGCGAGGGGTACCTGGACTCCGTCCTGGACGCCGTCTTCCCCGTCGTCCCCGGCTGGGACGTCAGCGGGGTGGTCGTCCGGCCCGGGCCCGCGGTCACCGAGTTCGCCGCCGGCGACGAGGTGATCGGATACGTCCGCGAGGACTTCCTGTCCCGGGGCACCTTCGCCGAGTACGTCGCCGCGCCCGTGCGCACGCTGGCCCGCAAACCCCCGGGCCTGTCCTTCGAGGAGGCCGCCGGACTCCCGCTTGCCGGGCTCACCGCCTACCAGGTGCTGGTGAAGGCGCTGGAGGTCGGGCGCGGGGACACGGTGCTGGTGCACGCGGCGGCCGGCGGGGTCGGCTCCCTCGCCGTGCAGATCGCCGCCCACCTCGGCGCCCGGGTGATCGGCACGGCGAGCGAACGCAACCACGACTTCGTGCGCGGCCTCGGCGGCGAACCCGTCGCCTACGGGGACGGCCTGGCCGAACGGGTGCGCGCACTGGCCCCCGCGGGGGTCGACGCCGTCTTCGACACCATCGGCGGGGACACCCTCCGGACGTCCGCCGAACTGCTCGCCCCCGGGGGCCGCCTGGCGTCCATCGCCGACCCGGAGGTGCTCGGCCACGGCGGCCGGTACTGCTTCGTCCGCCCCGACGCCGAGGACCTGGCGACCCTCGCCGGGCTGGCGGAGCAGGGTGTCCTCACCGTCCACGTCGAGGAGACGTTCCCGCTGGAGCGCACGGCCGACGCCCACCGCCGCAACCAGGAGGGCAGCACCCGCGGCAAGATCGTCGTCACGGTCGACCGGACCACCGGCGACGCCCCCTAG
- a CDS encoding DUF202 domain-containing protein, with the protein MGGVSTAGRDPGLQPERTRLAWRRTTLSAAVAAVLAVRTALRDGSATGVVMGAVCCALWLGFLGVAHHRIRTLSAGTPPPAFTPRHAAAAVLCAVATAVCAAVLVV; encoded by the coding sequence ATGGGAGGGGTGAGCACGGCGGGCCGGGACCCGGGGCTCCAGCCGGAGCGCACGCGTCTGGCCTGGCGCCGTACCACCCTGTCCGCCGCCGTGGCCGCCGTCCTCGCGGTACGGACCGCGCTGCGTGACGGGTCGGCGACCGGGGTGGTGATGGGCGCGGTGTGCTGTGCCCTGTGGCTCGGCTTCCTCGGTGTGGCCCATCACCGCATCCGCACGCTCTCGGCCGGCACCCCGCCGCCCGCGTTCACCCCCCGGCACGCGGCCGCGGCGGTGCTGTGCGCGGTGGCGACGGCCGTGTGCGCGGCCGTGCTGGTGGTCTAG
- a CDS encoding YidH family protein, whose product MSEFVRNIRLWFAPEQVREEGGTPDYRFSLANERTFLAWLRTALALIGGGFAVDQFLPDLRWGWRVGLALALLGAGVLCSLRALNHWVRCERAMRRGEDLPASRFPALLSLVVAVVAVAMVVVVLVGWEG is encoded by the coding sequence GTGAGCGAATTCGTACGCAACATCCGGCTGTGGTTCGCGCCGGAGCAGGTGCGGGAAGAGGGTGGCACGCCCGACTACCGGTTCTCACTGGCCAACGAGCGCACCTTCCTGGCCTGGCTGCGGACGGCGCTCGCGCTGATCGGCGGCGGATTCGCGGTGGACCAGTTCCTGCCGGACCTGCGCTGGGGCTGGCGGGTCGGTCTCGCGCTGGCGCTGCTGGGCGCCGGTGTGCTGTGTTCCCTGCGGGCGCTGAACCACTGGGTGCGCTGCGAGCGGGCGATGCGGCGCGGCGAGGATCTGCCCGCGTCCCGGTTCCCGGCCCTGCTGAGCCTGGTCGTCGCGGTGGTCGCCGTGGCGATGGTCGTGGTGGTGCTGGTCGGATGGGAGGGGTGA
- a CDS encoding NUDIX domain-containing protein produces the protein MNPADEILDIVDEHDRVVDRRPRGEAYALGLRHRCVFVQARDAAGRLFVHRRTAGKLVFPSLYDLFVGGVVGAGESYDEAALREAEEELGVRGLPRPAFLFKFLYDDGAGKSWWSAVYEVRCELPVQPQAEEVQWYGFLSEEEVGRRLGEWEWVPDGLAAHERLRAFRAGG, from the coding sequence ATGAACCCCGCTGACGAGATCCTCGACATCGTCGACGAGCACGACCGGGTCGTCGACCGGCGCCCGCGCGGCGAGGCGTACGCCCTCGGGCTGCGCCACCGCTGTGTGTTCGTCCAGGCCCGGGACGCGGCCGGCCGGCTCTTCGTGCACCGGCGCACGGCCGGCAAGCTGGTGTTCCCCTCCCTGTACGACCTGTTCGTCGGCGGGGTCGTCGGGGCGGGCGAGTCCTACGACGAGGCGGCCCTGCGGGAGGCCGAGGAGGAGCTGGGCGTGCGGGGACTGCCCCGGCCGGCGTTCCTCTTCAAGTTCCTGTACGACGACGGGGCCGGGAAGAGCTGGTGGTCGGCGGTGTACGAGGTGCGCTGCGAGCTGCCCGTACAACCCCAGGCCGAGGAGGTCCAGTGGTACGGCTTCCTGTCCGAGGAGGAGGTCGGGCGGCGGCTCGGCGAGTGGGAGTGGGTGCCCGACGGGCTGGCCGCCCATGAGCGGCTGCGGGCGTTCCGGGCCGGTGGCTGA
- a CDS encoding DMT family transporter, whose translation MSVLVLLLAVSAACCLGFGFVLQQNAAQNAPLSDYLSFRLLLDLMRVPRWLGGLGLMVAGMVLGAIALGKGEISLVEPLLATNLLFALALSRHQTRQPLGRQGWAGLLLLAGGVSTFIMAGEPRGGSAVDDPLRHWLIIGAMVGAALVLTTYGKRSRLNWGPVLLATAAGLLYGVQDALTRVSGTLFSDGGFTELLTGWQPYGVLACGVSGLILVQSAFETAPLRMSLPALTAAEPLAGILCGVGFLGDRLRTDTGALAWEAAGLAAVVTGIVLLGLHPAMPCGTPETRRGDLQRR comes from the coding sequence GTGTCCGTTCTGGTTCTCCTTCTCGCCGTGAGTGCTGCCTGCTGTCTTGGCTTCGGCTTCGTGCTCCAGCAGAACGCGGCGCAGAATGCACCGCTGAGCGACTACCTGTCGTTCCGGCTGCTGCTGGACCTGATGCGGGTGCCGCGCTGGCTGGGCGGGCTCGGCCTGATGGTGGCCGGCATGGTTCTCGGCGCGATCGCCCTCGGCAAGGGGGAGATCTCCCTGGTCGAGCCGCTCCTCGCGACCAACCTGCTGTTCGCGCTCGCCCTCTCCCGCCACCAGACCAGACAGCCGCTCGGCCGCCAGGGCTGGGCCGGTCTGCTGCTGCTCGCGGGCGGCGTGAGCACGTTCATCATGGCCGGCGAACCGCGCGGCGGCAGCGCCGTGGACGATCCGCTGCGGCACTGGCTGATCATCGGTGCCATGGTGGGCGCCGCGCTCGTCCTGACGACGTACGGCAAGCGCTCCCGGCTCAACTGGGGGCCGGTCCTGCTGGCCACCGCCGCCGGGCTGCTGTACGGGGTGCAGGACGCGCTGACCCGGGTCAGCGGCACGCTGTTCTCCGACGGCGGCTTCACCGAGCTGCTCACCGGCTGGCAGCCCTACGGTGTGCTGGCGTGCGGCGTCAGCGGGCTGATCCTGGTGCAGAGCGCGTTCGAGACCGCGCCGCTGCGCATGTCGCTGCCCGCGCTCACCGCGGCGGAGCCGCTCGCCGGGATCCTGTGCGGGGTGGGCTTCCTCGGGGACCGGCTGCGCACCGACACCGGGGCGCTGGCCTGGGAGGCGGCCGGGCTCGCGGCCGTCGTCACCGGCATCGTCCTGCTCGGTCTGCACCCGGCGATGCCCTGCGGCACCCCGGAGACGCGCCGCGGTGACCTACAGCGGCGCTGA
- a CDS encoding molybdopterin-dependent oxidoreductase, with protein MNPERPEPPEEPDGRPIGRRVFLGTLGLGALGVATAPVLQRGLEGLLGSVAGKDPTGLTGLLPNGGGFRYYSVAASVPHRSAADYRLTVDGLVDRPRGYTLAELRALPQTRLVKDVQCVTGWRVPGTPFQGVRLADLLDAAGVRPSARAIRFTCFDGTYTESLTLAQARRPDVLVALRMQDKDIGHDHGGPVRLYVAPMYFYKSAKWLSGITVTDRVRPGYWENLGYDVDAWVGRSNGRTDEPTS; from the coding sequence GTGAACCCCGAACGACCCGAACCACCGGAGGAACCGGACGGACGCCCGATCGGCCGCCGCGTCTTCCTCGGCACCCTCGGCCTGGGCGCGCTCGGCGTGGCCACCGCGCCCGTACTCCAGCGCGGCCTCGAAGGACTGCTCGGCTCCGTCGCCGGCAAGGACCCGACGGGCCTCACCGGCCTGCTGCCCAACGGCGGCGGCTTCCGCTACTACTCCGTCGCCGCCTCCGTCCCGCACCGGAGCGCGGCCGACTACCGCCTCACCGTCGACGGGCTGGTCGACCGCCCGCGCGGCTACACCCTCGCCGAACTGCGCGCCCTGCCGCAGACCCGGCTGGTCAAGGACGTCCAGTGCGTCACCGGCTGGCGCGTCCCGGGCACCCCCTTCCAGGGCGTACGGCTCGCCGACCTGCTCGACGCGGCCGGCGTCCGCCCGTCGGCCAGGGCCATCCGCTTCACCTGCTTCGACGGCACGTACACCGAGAGCCTCACCCTCGCCCAGGCCCGCCGGCCGGACGTCCTGGTCGCCCTGCGCATGCAGGACAAGGACATCGGCCACGACCACGGGGGTCCCGTCCGCCTCTACGTCGCCCCGATGTACTTCTACAAGTCGGCCAAGTGGCTCTCCGGCATCACGGTCACCGACCGGGTCCGGCCCGGCTACTGGGAGAACCTCGGCTACGACGTCGACGCCTGGGTGGGCCGCTCGAACGGACGGACCGATGAGCCTACGAGCTGA